The Nitrospirota bacterium genome includes a region encoding these proteins:
- a CDS encoding acetylornithine transaminase, with product METKKLIEESELYLMHTYNRFSLVLKKGRGLKVWGWDGKEYLDFVGGIATNCLGHCHPKVVVAIQKQAQRLIHVSNFYHIEPQIRLAKLLVEHSFADKVFFCNSGAEANEAAIKLSRRYFKEHLDQNKFEIIATHNSFHGRTMATLTATGQDKFKIGFDPLLPGIKHVAYNDVDELKSAITNETCAVLLEPVQGESGVRIPDADYLKQVRKLCDDNNVLLILDEVQTGIGRTGKLFGYEHFGITPDIMTLAKGLGGGFPIGAMLATEKVAAAFQPGTHGSTFGGNPLACTAAITTLEVLLEDGFILDQCRRMGKYFKKKLEELKKEFPETISEVRGMGLLIGMELLRDCAPIVKACIDRGVLINCTAGNVLRFMPPLIVTEKEIDHLADVLEQVFDTLS from the coding sequence ATGGAAACAAAGAAACTGATCGAAGAGTCCGAGCTGTATCTGATGCATACATACAACCGGTTTTCGCTTGTGCTGAAAAAAGGCCGGGGACTGAAAGTATGGGGCTGGGACGGCAAGGAGTACCTCGATTTTGTGGGAGGCATTGCAACGAACTGCCTTGGCCACTGCCATCCGAAGGTTGTGGTCGCCATCCAGAAGCAGGCACAGCGGCTCATCCACGTTTCAAACTTCTATCACATCGAACCTCAGATACGGCTCGCAAAACTGCTTGTTGAGCATTCCTTTGCCGATAAGGTCTTTTTCTGCAACTCGGGGGCTGAGGCTAACGAGGCAGCGATCAAGCTCAGCCGGAGATATTTCAAGGAACATCTCGACCAGAACAAATTCGAGATCATAGCAACGCATAACTCCTTTCATGGAAGAACCATGGCAACGCTTACGGCGACGGGGCAGGACAAGTTCAAGATCGGCTTTGATCCGCTGCTGCCGGGCATCAAGCATGTGGCGTACAATGATGTCGACGAACTGAAAAGTGCCATAACGAATGAGACCTGTGCTGTGCTGCTGGAACCTGTCCAGGGAGAGAGCGGCGTCCGCATCCCTGATGCCGATTACCTCAAACAGGTGAGAAAGCTCTGCGACGATAACAATGTGCTCCTCATCCTCGATGAGGTTCAGACAGGCATAGGCAGGACAGGCAAGCTTTTCGGGTATGAACATTTCGGGATCACGCCCGATATCATGACCCTTGCGAAGGGCCTCGGCGGAGGCTTTCCGATCGGGGCCATGCTTGCCACGGAAAAGGTGGCCGCTGCTTTTCAGCCCGGAACGCACGGCTCGACTTTCGGCGGCAATCCGCTCGCATGCACTGCTGCGATCACCACGCTTGAGGTCCTGCTTGAAGACGGTTTTATCCTTGACCAGTGCCGGAGAATGGGCAAGTATTTCAAGAAGAAGCTTGAGGAACTGAAAAAGGAGTTTCCCGAGACTATCTCCGAAGTGCGGGGTATGGGCCTGCTCATTGGCATGGAACTGTTGCGGGACTGCGCACCGATCGTTAAGGCATGCATTGACCGGGGCGTGCTGATAAACTGCACTGCAGGCAATGTGCTCCGGTTCATGCCGCCACTCATCGTTACCGAAAAAGAGATCGACCACCTTGCTGATGTGCTCGAACAGGTATTTGACACACTTTCTTAG
- a CDS encoding AAA family ATPase, with protein MKIAVTGKGGVGKTTLSSILSYLFAAEGHKVIAVDADPDANLASALGVSREDAEKIVPIANMNELIEERTGSKPGSPGIYKLNPKVDDLPEGVGYKIDGITLLIMGKGKAASSGCYCPENVLLRRLLRHLVVERNEVVIVDMEAGIEHLTRGTADSVDAFIVVIEPGQRSIQTAGVVRDMAKGLGVKNVFVVANKIRGQEDLDFVKKGIGDMELAGHISFSHSIMEADIKGDSPFKFAPQTVEEVKSIKTAIEKVLNV; from the coding sequence ATGAAGATCGCAGTTACCGGAAAGGGCGGTGTCGGCAAAACGACCCTTTCTTCTATTCTGAGCTATCTTTTTGCAGCAGAAGGTCACAAGGTGATCGCTGTCGATGCAGATCCTGATGCAAACCTTGCGTCCGCGCTTGGTGTGTCGAGGGAAGATGCTGAAAAGATCGTGCCGATCGCGAATATGAACGAACTGATCGAGGAACGCACCGGCTCAAAGCCGGGCAGCCCTGGTATCTATAAGCTCAACCCTAAGGTCGACGATCTCCCTGAAGGAGTCGGGTACAAGATCGACGGCATAACACTTCTTATCATGGGTAAGGGCAAGGCCGCTTCCTCAGGCTGTTATTGTCCTGAGAATGTGCTTCTTCGCAGACTTCTCAGGCACCTTGTTGTTGAAAGGAACGAGGTGGTGATCGTAGATATGGAGGCTGGCATCGAGCATCTGACGCGCGGCACTGCAGATTCAGTGGATGCCTTTATTGTGGTTATCGAACCGGGGCAGCGCAGCATCCAGACAGCCGGTGTAGTGCGTGACATGGCAAAGGGCCTTGGCGTAAAGAACGTCTTTGTTGTTGCCAACAAGATCCGCGGTCAGGAAGATCTGGATTTTGTGAAGAAAGGCATTGGCGACATGGAACTTGCCGGACATATCAGTTTCAGCCACTCGATCATGGAAGCTGATATCAAGGGTGACTCACCTTTTAAATTTGCGCCTCAGACCGTCGAAGAGGTGAAGAGCATCAAGACCGCGATCGAAAAAGTATTAAATGTCTGA
- a CDS encoding 5-formyltetrahydrofolate cyclo-ligase, with the protein MSDKTSLRKEILAKRDSIPPAAKKTKDRAIEERLFLLPEFITAKTIFFFASFRSEVDTFGMLGRALDERKRIVLPRVEGQGLGLYEIKSLDELAPGYMKIPEPKPHFANSRPDGADKGGQGGFYDMRRVSINDVDAVIVPGAAFDETGNRIGYGGGFYDRLLAELQKPVPVIAPTYEEQVIEAVPTDSHDRKVNIIITDRREIRCL; encoded by the coding sequence ATGTCTGACAAGACATCGCTCAGAAAAGAGATCCTCGCAAAAAGGGACAGTATCCCTCCCGCAGCAAAAAAGACCAAAGACAGGGCTATTGAAGAACGCCTCTTTTTACTCCCGGAGTTCATTACGGCAAAGACCATCTTCTTCTTCGCCTCTTTCCGGTCAGAGGTTGATACATTCGGCATGCTGGGCAGGGCGCTTGATGAGCGTAAAAGGATCGTGCTTCCAAGAGTGGAAGGGCAGGGCCTCGGGCTTTATGAGATCAAGAGCCTTGATGAGCTTGCTCCCGGATATATGAAGATCCCTGAACCAAAGCCCCACTTTGCCAACAGTAGGCCGGACGGAGCCGACAAAGGGGGGCAGGGGGGATTTTATGATATGCGGCGCGTCAGTATCAACGATGTCGACGCAGTCATTGTTCCCGGCGCTGCATTTGATGAGACCGGAAACAGGATCGGGTACGGCGGCGGTTTTTACGACCGGTTGCTTGCCGAACTTCAGAAACCTGTGCCGGTGATCGCACCGACATACGAAGAACAGGTGATCGAAGCAGTCCCGACAGACAGCCATGACAGGAAGGTGAATATCATTATTACTGACCGCCGTGAGATACGGTGTCTCTGA